One genomic region from Hyalangium ruber encodes:
- a CDS encoding J domain-containing protein: protein MPELVDLTPEQQKEIIELERVQEGQDHFALLGVRPGASAEEVKQAFHDFSKRYHPDRFADRNLGTFRARIERIYRRVSEAYSVLSNPERREAYLKAHAAKRPPTPAPGVSQAPIPDVPLKGDEERRPERQARLARHPYLAHTHRLTDLLARGKAAMSKGDFERAYADLNQVVNLDPKNREATTMLAEVRRKHDEQRGKLEFERGLELEKQHDIAKALESYRKACTLDPQNGEAAFRAARAAKVLGLDWNEVRMHAQRAVDLAPDKVPQRLFLAQVLLDGKAGNLAKRHLQEVLKLDPKNVEANALLRKSRWPF from the coding sequence ATGCCTGAGTTGGTTGACCTCACGCCCGAGCAACAGAAGGAAATCATCGAGCTGGAGCGAGTGCAGGAAGGGCAGGATCACTTCGCCCTGCTCGGGGTACGGCCGGGGGCGTCCGCCGAGGAGGTGAAGCAGGCGTTCCACGACTTCTCCAAGCGCTACCACCCGGATCGCTTCGCCGACAGGAACCTGGGCACCTTCCGGGCGCGGATCGAGCGCATCTACCGGCGCGTGTCGGAGGCCTACTCCGTCCTATCCAATCCCGAGCGCCGCGAGGCGTACCTCAAGGCCCATGCCGCCAAGCGGCCTCCCACGCCGGCGCCGGGCGTGTCCCAGGCTCCGATTCCGGACGTGCCGCTGAAGGGGGACGAGGAGCGGCGGCCCGAGCGGCAGGCGCGGCTCGCTCGCCACCCGTACCTGGCGCACACCCATCGGCTCACCGACCTGCTGGCGCGAGGCAAGGCGGCCATGTCCAAGGGAGACTTCGAGCGCGCCTACGCGGATCTGAACCAGGTGGTGAACCTGGATCCGAAGAACCGCGAGGCCACCACGATGCTCGCCGAGGTCCGCAGGAAGCACGACGAGCAGCGCGGCAAGCTGGAGTTCGAGCGCGGCCTGGAGCTCGAGAAGCAGCACGACATCGCCAAGGCCCTGGAGTCGTACCGGAAGGCCTGCACGCTGGATCCGCAGAACGGGGAGGCGGCCTTCCGGGCGGCGCGGGCCGCCAAGGTGCTCGGCCTGGACTGGAACGAGGTGCGCATGCACGCGCAGCGCGCCGTGGACCTTGCGCCGGACAAGGTGCCGCAGCGCCTGTTCCTTGCTCAGGTGCTCCTGGATGGGAAGGCCGGCAACCTCGCCAAGCGCCACCTGCAGGAGGTGCTGAAGCTGGATCCGAAGAACGTCGAGGCCAACGCGCTGCTGCGCAAGTCGCGCTGGCCCTTCTGA
- a CDS encoding acetylornithine transaminase translates to MSPTQTEAAPATPRTQTEAWIEKAKAHLLQNYKQQPIVLVRGKGCRVWDADGREYLDLLGGIATCALGHCHPEVVAAAKAQLETLWHVSNVFYSEPQIELAAQLTALSGLPRAFFCNSGAEANEALLKLARKVMKDRGTPERFEVITFENSFHGRTLATVTATGQPKYHKGFEPLPAGFLHVPYGDLEAVRKAVGPSTAAILVEPIQGEGGVRTAPAGFLKGLRELCDANGLLLLVDEVQTGMGRTGKPFAFQHEGIQPDAISLAKALGNGLPIGAMLCSEAAGKSLTSGTHGSTFGGNLVSATAANVVVRYIRDPQVLRDIQEKGEYFSARARELQARLPTLIKDVRGRGLLMGIELQQDAAPIIARCREQGLLVNSAGEKTVRFAPAYVVTREELDEGLRILERVLTPA, encoded by the coding sequence ATGAGCCCGACCCAGACCGAGGCCGCCCCCGCCACCCCGCGCACGCAGACCGAGGCCTGGATCGAGAAGGCCAAGGCGCACCTGCTGCAGAACTACAAGCAGCAGCCGATCGTCCTGGTGCGCGGCAAGGGCTGCCGCGTCTGGGACGCCGACGGGCGTGAGTACCTGGATCTGCTGGGCGGCATCGCCACGTGCGCGCTCGGCCACTGTCACCCCGAGGTGGTGGCCGCCGCCAAGGCGCAGCTCGAGACGCTCTGGCATGTCTCCAACGTCTTCTACTCGGAGCCGCAGATCGAGCTGGCCGCGCAGCTCACCGCGCTCTCCGGCCTGCCGCGCGCCTTCTTCTGCAACTCGGGCGCGGAGGCCAACGAGGCCCTGCTCAAGCTGGCCCGCAAGGTGATGAAGGACCGGGGCACCCCCGAGCGCTTCGAGGTCATCACCTTCGAGAACTCGTTCCACGGCCGCACCCTGGCCACCGTCACCGCCACCGGTCAGCCGAAGTACCACAAGGGCTTCGAGCCGCTGCCCGCGGGCTTCCTCCACGTTCCCTATGGAGACCTGGAGGCGGTACGCAAGGCGGTAGGCCCCAGCACCGCCGCCATCCTGGTGGAGCCCATCCAGGGCGAGGGCGGGGTGCGCACGGCGCCCGCGGGCTTCCTCAAGGGCCTGCGCGAGCTGTGTGACGCCAACGGGCTGCTGCTGCTCGTGGACGAGGTGCAGACGGGCATGGGTCGCACCGGCAAGCCCTTCGCCTTCCAGCACGAGGGCATCCAGCCGGACGCCATCAGCCTGGCCAAGGCGCTCGGCAACGGCCTGCCCATCGGCGCCATGCTGTGCTCGGAGGCGGCCGGCAAGAGCCTGACCTCGGGCACCCACGGCTCCACCTTCGGAGGCAACCTCGTGTCCGCCACCGCCGCCAACGTCGTGGTCCGCTACATCCGCGACCCGCAGGTGCTGCGCGACATCCAGGAGAAGGGCGAGTACTTCAGCGCCCGCGCCCGCGAGCTCCAGGCGCGGCTGCCCACCCTCATCAAAGACGTGCGCGGCCGGGGCCTGCTCATGGGCATCGAGCTGCAGCAGGACGCGGCGCCGATCATCGCCCGCTGCCGTGAGCAGGGCCTGCTGGTCAACTCCGCCGGAGAGAAGACCGTGCGCTTCGCGCCCGCTTACGTCGTCACCCGCGAGGAGCTGGACGAGGGCCTGCGTATTCTGGAGCGCGTCCTCACCCCCGCGTGA
- the hslU gene encoding ATP-dependent protease ATPase subunit HslU: MAETRKMPAFTPREVVSELDRYIVGQNAAKRAVAIALRNRWRRHRVADDLREEIHPKNIIMIGPTGVGKTEIARRLAKLAQAPFVKVEASKFTEVGYVGRDVESMVRDLVEAAIALVREEETEKVKPRALEQAEDRLMELLSGNAPKQPSSPPPFGFAPPPAQQPSRLGDHEREKLRAQLRAGTLDDQYVEVEMSDSNPTFLRNFTGHGMEEVGVNLQDLFKNLPGMNRTKRRKVRVPEALQLLQQEEAGKLVDNERVTREALVRAESAGIIFIDEIDKIASREGGKGQGPDVSREGVQRDILPIVEGSTINTKYGQVKTDHMLFIAAGAFHVSKPSDLIPELQGRFPIRVELEPLSGQDLVRILREPKNSLIRQYTALLSTEGVELNFTEDATAEIARIAQVANERTQNIGARRLHTVLERLLDEVSFTASEMGPKTLNIDAAYVRERLSAIVQDEDLSRYIL, translated from the coding sequence GTGGCCGAGACCCGAAAGATGCCCGCCTTCACGCCCCGAGAGGTGGTCAGCGAACTGGACCGCTACATCGTCGGGCAGAACGCCGCCAAGCGCGCGGTGGCCATCGCCCTGCGCAACCGCTGGCGCCGCCATCGCGTCGCCGACGATCTGCGCGAGGAGATCCACCCGAAGAACATCATCATGATCGGCCCCACCGGCGTGGGGAAGACGGAGATCGCCCGCCGGCTGGCGAAGCTGGCCCAGGCGCCGTTCGTGAAGGTGGAGGCCTCCAAGTTCACCGAGGTGGGCTACGTGGGCCGCGACGTCGAGTCCATGGTGCGCGACCTGGTCGAGGCCGCCATCGCCCTGGTGCGCGAGGAGGAGACGGAGAAGGTCAAGCCCCGCGCCTTGGAGCAGGCCGAGGACCGGCTGATGGAGCTGCTCTCCGGCAACGCGCCCAAGCAGCCCTCTTCGCCGCCGCCATTTGGCTTCGCTCCGCCCCCGGCGCAGCAGCCCTCGCGGCTGGGGGACCACGAGCGCGAGAAGCTGCGCGCCCAGCTGCGCGCCGGCACGCTGGATGACCAGTACGTGGAGGTGGAGATGAGCGACAGCAACCCCACCTTCCTGCGCAACTTCACCGGCCATGGCATGGAGGAGGTCGGCGTCAACCTGCAGGACCTCTTCAAGAACCTGCCGGGCATGAACCGCACCAAGCGGCGCAAGGTGCGGGTGCCCGAGGCGCTGCAGCTGCTCCAGCAGGAGGAGGCCGGCAAGCTGGTGGACAACGAGCGGGTGACGCGCGAGGCGCTGGTCCGCGCCGAGTCCGCGGGCATCATCTTCATCGACGAGATCGACAAGATCGCCAGCCGCGAGGGTGGTAAGGGGCAGGGGCCGGATGTGTCCCGCGAGGGCGTGCAGCGCGACATCCTGCCCATCGTCGAGGGCTCCACCATCAACACCAAGTACGGCCAGGTGAAGACGGACCACATGCTCTTCATCGCCGCGGGCGCCTTCCACGTCTCCAAGCCCAGCGATCTCATCCCCGAGCTGCAGGGCCGCTTCCCCATCCGCGTGGAGCTGGAGCCGCTGAGCGGGCAGGACCTGGTGCGCATCCTTCGCGAGCCGAAGAACTCGCTCATCCGCCAGTACACGGCGCTCCTGTCCACCGAGGGCGTGGAGCTGAACTTCACCGAGGATGCGACGGCGGAGATCGCCCGCATCGCCCAGGTGGCCAACGAGCGCACGCAGAACATCGGCGCCCGGCGGCTGCACACGGTGCTGGAGCGCTTGCTGGACGAGGTGTCCTTCACCGCCAGCGAGATGGGGCCCAAAACCCTGAACATCGACGCCGCCTACGTGCGCGAGCGGCTGTCCGCCATCGTTCAGGACGAAGACCTGTCCCGCTACATCTTGTAG
- the hslV gene encoding ATP-dependent protease subunit HslV translates to MFHGTTILCVRREGKVVIAGDGQVSLDKTIMKNTAKKVRRIGDGNVLAGFAGSTADAFTLFERFEAKLKEHQKNLARACVELGKDWRTDRFLRRLEALLIVADRDKTFILSGAGDVIEPDHGIASVGSGGHYALAAARALMSHTNLSAREVATHAMGIAADICVYTNSHVTFEEL, encoded by the coding sequence ATGTTCCACGGAACCACCATCCTCTGTGTGCGTCGCGAGGGAAAAGTCGTCATCGCTGGCGACGGGCAGGTCAGCCTCGACAAGACGATCATGAAGAACACGGCCAAGAAGGTGCGCCGTATCGGCGATGGCAACGTGCTCGCCGGCTTCGCGGGTAGCACCGCCGACGCCTTCACCCTCTTCGAGCGCTTCGAGGCCAAGCTCAAGGAGCACCAGAAGAACCTCGCTCGCGCCTGCGTCGAGCTGGGGAAGGACTGGCGCACCGATCGCTTCCTGCGCCGCCTGGAGGCCCTGCTCATCGTCGCCGACCGGGACAAGACCTTCATCCTCTCGGGAGCGGGTGACGTGATCGAGCCCGATCACGGCATTGCCTCCGTGGGCAGCGGCGGCCACTACGCGCTGGCCGCGGCCCGGGCCCTCATGTCCCACACGAACCTGTCCGCCCGCGAGGTCGCCACGCACGCCATGGGCATCGCCGCGGACATCTGCGTCTACACCAACTCCCACGTCACCTTCGAAGAGCTCTAG
- a CDS encoding CAP domain-containing protein: MSVSSYRHLALACLTGCLVACTAGAKEKRPPAPSTPAKTAAPPRSTPPPDAFARDMIEAHNQARAAAKPTPKPALPPLQWSAEAAKTAEAYAAQCTFEHNPHRGTLGENLAAASPGAWKTQDVVKDWNAEAAHYNLSKNSCAPGKVCGHYTQLVWRNTTHVGCAKKTCTKNSPFGKEFPTWEFWVCNYAPPGNFVKQKPY; this comes from the coding sequence ATGTCTGTCTCCTCGTACCGCCATCTGGCCCTGGCCTGCCTCACCGGATGCCTCGTCGCATGTACCGCCGGAGCCAAGGAGAAGCGCCCCCCGGCACCCTCCACCCCCGCCAAGACCGCCGCCCCTCCCCGGAGCACGCCGCCTCCCGATGCGTTCGCGCGGGACATGATCGAGGCGCACAACCAGGCGCGCGCCGCCGCGAAGCCCACGCCCAAGCCCGCCCTCCCCCCGCTCCAGTGGTCCGCGGAGGCCGCGAAGACGGCGGAGGCCTATGCCGCCCAATGCACCTTCGAGCACAACCCCCACCGGGGCACCCTGGGCGAGAACCTGGCCGCCGCCAGCCCGGGCGCCTGGAAGACGCAGGACGTGGTGAAGGACTGGAACGCCGAGGCCGCCCACTACAACCTCTCCAAGAACAGCTGCGCGCCCGGCAAGGTGTGCGGCCACTACACGCAGCTGGTGTGGCGCAACACCACCCACGTGGGCTGCGCCAAGAAGACCTGCACGAAGAACTCGCCGTTCGGCAAGGAGTTCCCCACCTGGGAGTTCTGGGTCTGCAACTACGCGCCACCGGGCAACTTCGTGAAGCAGAAGCCCTACTGA
- a CDS encoding tyrosine recombinase XerC: MEELSPLLQKFRSHLEDEKGASPHTVRNYLIDLLDFERYLVGTMKLTLLAGTHAAIRGYLGTLAVDHAASSRGRRLASIKSFYKYLVRQKLLSASPAKLVKSPKLPKSLPKVLPVDEVFAILEMPSLKTVLGLRDRAILEMLYGGGLRISELCGLNLLEVDRSGRIVRVMGKGSKERLVPVNAQAIRALEAYLVRRGELLATQRAGQDPDALFLNYKGGRLTPRSIARHLDAYVVRLALARKVSPHALRHSFATHLLGGGADIRSIQELLGHASLSTTQRYTHVTVEQLQQIYDAAHPRA, from the coding sequence ATGGAGGAGCTCTCACCGCTGCTACAGAAGTTCCGCTCCCACCTCGAGGACGAGAAGGGGGCGTCGCCGCACACGGTGCGTAACTACCTGATCGATCTGCTCGACTTCGAGCGGTACCTGGTGGGGACGATGAAGCTGACGCTGCTTGCGGGCACGCACGCGGCGATTCGAGGCTACCTGGGCACGTTGGCGGTGGATCACGCCGCGTCGAGCCGGGGGCGGCGGCTGGCGAGCATCAAGTCCTTCTACAAGTACCTGGTGCGGCAGAAGCTGCTGTCGGCGAGCCCCGCCAAGCTGGTGAAGAGCCCCAAGCTGCCCAAGAGCCTGCCCAAGGTGCTGCCGGTGGATGAGGTGTTCGCCATCCTGGAGATGCCGTCGCTCAAGACGGTGCTGGGGCTGAGGGACCGGGCCATCCTGGAGATGCTGTACGGCGGCGGCCTGCGCATCAGCGAGCTGTGCGGGCTGAACCTGCTGGAGGTGGACCGGAGCGGGCGCATCGTCCGGGTGATGGGCAAGGGGAGCAAGGAGCGACTCGTTCCGGTGAACGCGCAGGCCATCCGCGCGCTGGAGGCGTACCTGGTGCGGCGCGGGGAGCTGCTGGCCACGCAGAGGGCGGGGCAGGACCCGGATGCGCTGTTCCTCAACTACAAGGGCGGGCGACTGACTCCGCGCAGCATCGCGCGGCACCTGGACGCGTACGTGGTGCGGCTCGCGCTGGCGCGCAAGGTGAGCCCGCACGCGCTTCGCCACTCGTTCGCCACGCACCTGCTGGGAGGCGGGGCGGACATCCGCAGCATCCAGGAGCTGCTGGGGCACGCGAGCCTGTCCACCACGCAGCGCTATACGCACGTGACGGTGGAGCAGCTGCAGCAGATCTACGACGCGGCCCACCCGAGGGCGTAG
- a CDS encoding PilZ domain-containing protein: MSEHERRRHRRYPLRLAIKVHRGSDELSADIINASVSGCLLLMAAPLDAGELLEVSIPEMMLPRARLKVLRSEPTPTGFMVATCFDAMMADEPSISQLSEK, from the coding sequence GTGTCTGAACACGAACGGCGCCGTCACCGACGCTACCCCCTGCGCCTGGCCATCAAGGTTCACCGCGGCAGCGATGAGCTGAGCGCCGACATCATCAACGCCTCGGTGAGTGGCTGCCTGTTGTTGATGGCCGCGCCGCTGGACGCCGGCGAGCTGCTCGAGGTGAGCATCCCCGAGATGATGCTGCCCCGCGCCCGCCTCAAGGTGCTCCGCAGCGAGCCGACGCCCACCGGCTTCATGGTGGCCACGTGCTTCGACGCGATGATGGCCGACGAGCCTTCCATCAGTCAGCTTTCCGAAAAGTAA
- a CDS encoding tryptophan dimethylallyltransferase family protein, whose translation MTRVMEHLKAQKETFAVSPFVTFLRDSSFSPQVRLRFLPSVAPLVMGSSELGASLRGEEPAPQQSFLESPHWAPFLKDLQALDLHSVANVNSMLQLLWGEDCGPVRETLYDIISLATDANPVRRQVLLLALEAVGNECLGALEQVAREFEASTRKQLSCIRSMRSLFDLRPLRDATVEMDLLPEMEQESLAIIDEVFAMTGHVADHLLDYVMRWFENQEKPSRPPSISDWIAAQSFQEFGFARIEALCRSSGFSSADTEKVQRYFDFMTKSWNTRLIGEASPWKSDISDDHTPFELSIALEADRPEIRFLIEAQNSPTSLQTSWDDGLAINERLNKELGVPLDSFNTVKDLFEPKNPEARFSLWHAFCLKPDGRAEIKVYLNPLARGPEHANTLVKEALARLGFANAWRFLSEVVMRRGALDQPLYFSLDLSGQAVSRVKIYVAHRDAAFEDIEAAMSLAKEYKQGEARAFCESIQGEFTAQRSTLTCWAFTSDDDDKPYSVTLHCPIRCYADNDRDALRRIRTVLDPKSHAVLDRTAWALANQTGRRLDEGVGLIQWASMRREGGAVRATFYLAAEAYGFVAPRNQATSWEYASEVPGAQVFQLSSAA comes from the coding sequence ATGACACGGGTCATGGAGCATCTGAAGGCGCAGAAAGAGACCTTCGCCGTATCGCCCTTCGTGACCTTCCTCCGAGACTCATCGTTCTCTCCGCAGGTCCGCCTGCGCTTCCTGCCCTCGGTGGCACCGCTGGTCATGGGCTCCAGCGAGCTGGGCGCCAGCCTCCGCGGCGAGGAGCCCGCCCCGCAGCAGTCCTTCCTCGAGAGCCCGCACTGGGCGCCGTTCCTCAAGGACCTGCAGGCGTTGGACCTGCACTCGGTGGCCAACGTCAACTCGATGCTGCAGCTCCTGTGGGGCGAGGACTGTGGCCCCGTCCGCGAGACGCTCTACGACATCATCTCGCTGGCCACGGACGCCAACCCCGTACGCCGCCAGGTGCTGCTGCTGGCCCTGGAGGCCGTCGGCAACGAGTGTCTGGGCGCGCTGGAGCAGGTAGCGCGCGAGTTCGAGGCCAGCACCCGCAAGCAGCTGTCCTGCATCCGCTCGATGCGCTCTCTCTTCGACCTGCGTCCCCTGCGCGACGCCACCGTCGAGATGGATCTGCTGCCGGAGATGGAGCAGGAGTCGCTGGCCATCATCGATGAAGTCTTCGCCATGACGGGCCACGTGGCCGACCACCTGCTCGACTACGTCATGCGCTGGTTCGAGAACCAGGAGAAGCCCTCGCGGCCGCCCTCCATCTCCGACTGGATCGCCGCGCAGAGCTTCCAGGAGTTCGGCTTCGCGCGCATCGAGGCCCTGTGCCGCTCCTCGGGCTTCAGCTCCGCCGACACCGAGAAGGTGCAGCGCTACTTCGACTTCATGACGAAGTCGTGGAACACGCGCCTCATCGGCGAGGCCTCGCCCTGGAAGTCCGACATCTCGGATGACCACACCCCGTTCGAGCTCTCCATCGCGCTGGAGGCCGACCGCCCCGAGATCCGCTTCCTGATCGAGGCGCAGAACAGCCCCACCTCCCTGCAGACGAGCTGGGATGATGGCCTGGCCATCAACGAGCGCCTGAACAAGGAGCTCGGCGTTCCGCTCGACAGCTTCAACACGGTCAAGGACCTGTTCGAGCCGAAGAACCCCGAGGCGCGCTTCTCGCTCTGGCACGCCTTCTGCCTCAAGCCGGACGGGCGCGCGGAGATCAAGGTCTACCTCAACCCGCTGGCGCGCGGCCCGGAGCACGCCAACACCCTGGTGAAGGAGGCGCTGGCGCGCCTGGGCTTCGCCAACGCCTGGCGCTTCCTCTCCGAGGTCGTCATGCGCCGGGGCGCCTTGGATCAGCCGCTCTACTTCTCGTTGGACCTCTCGGGCCAGGCCGTCTCCCGCGTGAAGATCTACGTGGCCCACCGCGACGCGGCCTTCGAGGACATCGAGGCCGCCATGTCCCTGGCCAAGGAGTACAAGCAGGGCGAGGCGCGCGCCTTCTGCGAGTCCATCCAGGGCGAGTTCACCGCGCAGCGCTCGACGCTGACGTGCTGGGCCTTCACCTCGGACGACGACGACAAGCCCTACAGCGTGACGCTGCACTGCCCCATCCGCTGCTACGCCGACAACGACCGGGACGCGCTGCGCCGCATCCGCACGGTGCTGGACCCCAAGAGCCACGCGGTGCTGGACCGGACCGCCTGGGCGCTGGCCAACCAGACCGGCCGGCGGCTCGACGAGGGCGTGGGGCTGATCCAGTGGGCCTCGATGCGCCGCGAGGGCGGTGCCGTGCGCGCCACCTTCTACCTGGCCGCCGAGGCCTACGGCTTCGTGGCCCCGCGCAACCAGGCGACCAGCTGGGAGTACGCCTCCGAGGTGCCAGGCGCCCAGGTCTTCCAGCTCAGCAGCGCCGCCTGA
- a CDS encoding styrene monooxygenase/indole monooxygenase family protein, with protein sequence MRSIAIIGSGQAGLLAAHALLKWGYQVTLYSDRTPEQWLNESRPTGTAQRFDIALQFEYELGLNSWENDAPWGEGAHITMCPVPGNRMLTLAGRLRRPFLGIDLRLQSHAWMHELTKRGGRIVIESVDVARLDQIAAENDLTIVATGRADLCKLFERDAARSIYDKPQRHLAMVCIKGIPYGFDGIPFTPVKQNIIGPAGEIFFGPYYHKDAGPSWAAVLEAKPGGPMDRFEGMKQGDQVLETAKKVVQEFAPWDYEWIKNAELSDPLGWLVGKFAPTVRNPVGKLPSGRLVTCVGDTAMALDPIGGQGANNGNKMVRNLVECVLSQEDRPFDAQWMTETFERFYARHGRDTYAFNHSLLEPPTPAAFDFLLAQYGSDGRFDNSSGPQLLANAFVENANDPGLLTPLLTDRRRMHQFIEKVTGRSWMRAVAGGAMGVAREEFRQLRGQQPRHPVVAEYKIAA encoded by the coding sequence ATGCGCAGCATTGCCATTATCGGTTCCGGTCAGGCTGGGCTTCTCGCTGCACATGCGCTGTTGAAGTGGGGTTACCAGGTCACGCTGTACTCGGACCGGACTCCGGAGCAGTGGCTCAACGAGAGCCGGCCCACGGGGACGGCGCAGCGCTTCGATATCGCGCTCCAGTTCGAGTACGAGCTGGGCCTCAACTCCTGGGAGAACGACGCGCCCTGGGGCGAGGGTGCCCACATCACGATGTGCCCGGTGCCCGGCAACCGCATGCTCACCCTGGCGGGGCGCCTTCGCCGGCCGTTCCTCGGCATCGACCTGCGGCTGCAGAGCCACGCGTGGATGCACGAGCTGACCAAGCGCGGTGGCCGTATCGTCATCGAGTCGGTGGACGTCGCGCGGCTGGATCAGATCGCCGCCGAGAACGACTTGACCATCGTCGCCACGGGCCGCGCGGACCTGTGCAAGCTCTTCGAGCGGGACGCGGCGCGCAGCATCTACGACAAGCCGCAGCGCCACCTGGCCATGGTGTGCATCAAGGGCATCCCCTACGGCTTCGACGGCATCCCGTTCACGCCGGTGAAGCAGAACATCATCGGCCCCGCGGGTGAGATCTTCTTCGGGCCCTACTACCACAAGGATGCGGGCCCGAGCTGGGCGGCCGTCCTCGAGGCCAAGCCGGGCGGCCCGATGGATCGCTTCGAGGGCATGAAGCAGGGCGATCAGGTGCTGGAGACCGCCAAGAAGGTCGTCCAGGAGTTCGCCCCCTGGGACTACGAGTGGATCAAGAACGCCGAGCTGTCGGACCCCCTGGGCTGGCTGGTGGGCAAGTTCGCCCCCACCGTGCGCAACCCCGTGGGGAAGCTGCCCTCGGGCCGGCTGGTGACGTGCGTGGGTGACACGGCCATGGCGCTGGACCCCATCGGCGGCCAGGGCGCCAACAACGGCAACAAGATGGTGCGCAACCTCGTCGAGTGCGTCCTCTCCCAGGAGGATCGCCCCTTCGACGCCCAGTGGATGACGGAGACGTTCGAGCGCTTCTACGCGCGGCACGGGCGCGACACGTACGCCTTCAACCACAGCCTGCTGGAGCCGCCGACCCCGGCGGCGTTCGACTTCCTCCTCGCGCAGTACGGCAGCGACGGGCGCTTCGACAACAGCAGCGGCCCGCAGCTGCTGGCCAACGCCTTCGTCGAGAACGCCAATGATCCGGGGCTGCTCACGCCGCTGCTCACGGACCGGCGCCGGATGCACCAGTTCATCGAGAAGGTGACGGGCCGCTCGTGGATGCGCGCGGTGGCCGGTGGCGCGATGGGCGTGGCCCGCGAGGAGTTCCGCCAGCTGCGCGGGCAGCAGCCGCGTCACCCGGTGGTGGCCGAGTACAAGATCGCCGCCTGA
- a CDS encoding FAD-dependent oxidoreductase gives MGMQRREAKAFGQHAVVIGASMAGLLSARALADHFTSVTIIERDQLPDAPGPRKGVPQSRQTHAILERGAQIIAGFFPGFWEEMLVEGSVPLDSGQDMAWFHHGAWKARLAGGPTTYGQSRTLLEFHVRRRLLKDCAHVRVLRGDVAGLLHDATNQQITGVRVNGEDGNVAPLEAELVVDASGRGTRAPRWLEELGYGRPPMAQVRIDVCYASRIVEPPPGARDWKAMMVYGKAPHEKRMGFIFPIEGGRWNLTVAGYHGDHPTADEEGFLEFARSVHHPDYFAAMQDARPISPIAMHKVPTDQRYYYERMARFPDGFITVGDAICSFNPLFGQGMTTASLGALTLSECLAERAPGQGKGLSRDFQKRTTRYNDAAWAQVTGEDFRFSETEGERPPMIKVLHWYTRQIMELCSVDASVQRRMLPVTHMQAGMEVILSPSMMVKALMWGVGLRGNRALVVSHPPPIRFQSPPNEVRVAGA, from the coding sequence ATGGGGATGCAGCGAAGAGAGGCGAAGGCTTTTGGTCAACATGCCGTGGTGATTGGTGCCAGCATGGCGGGGCTTTTGAGTGCCCGCGCGTTGGCCGATCACTTCACGTCCGTGACGATCATCGAACGGGATCAACTGCCCGACGCACCCGGACCTCGCAAAGGGGTGCCCCAGAGCCGCCAGACGCACGCGATCCTGGAGCGAGGAGCTCAAATCATCGCCGGCTTCTTCCCGGGCTTCTGGGAGGAGATGTTGGTGGAGGGCTCCGTGCCCCTGGACTCCGGGCAGGACATGGCCTGGTTCCACCATGGCGCGTGGAAGGCCCGGTTGGCGGGGGGGCCCACGACGTACGGGCAGAGCCGGACCCTGCTCGAGTTCCACGTGCGCCGGCGGCTCCTGAAGGACTGTGCCCACGTGCGGGTGCTTCGCGGCGATGTGGCGGGCCTGCTGCACGACGCGACGAACCAGCAGATCACCGGCGTGCGGGTGAACGGCGAGGACGGCAACGTCGCGCCCCTGGAGGCGGAGCTGGTGGTGGATGCCAGCGGCCGTGGCACGCGCGCCCCCCGCTGGCTGGAGGAGCTGGGCTATGGCCGCCCTCCGATGGCGCAGGTGCGCATCGACGTCTGCTATGCCAGCCGGATCGTCGAGCCCCCGCCGGGGGCGCGCGACTGGAAGGCCATGATGGTCTACGGCAAGGCCCCGCACGAGAAGCGCATGGGCTTCATCTTCCCCATCGAGGGGGGACGCTGGAACCTCACCGTGGCCGGCTACCACGGCGACCACCCGACGGCGGACGAAGAGGGCTTCCTGGAGTTCGCGCGCTCCGTCCATCACCCGGACTACTTCGCGGCGATGCAGGACGCTCGCCCCATCTCGCCCATCGCCATGCACAAGGTCCCCACGGACCAGCGCTACTACTACGAGCGCATGGCGCGCTTCCCGGACGGGTTCATCACGGTGGGGGATGCCATCTGCAGCTTCAACCCGCTCTTTGGCCAGGGGATGACCACGGCCTCCCTGGGGGCGCTGACCCTCAGCGAGTGCCTGGCCGAGCGCGCCCCGGGGCAGGGCAAGGGGCTCTCGCGCGACTTCCAGAAGCGCACCACCCGCTACAACGACGCGGCCTGGGCCCAGGTGACCGGCGAGGACTTCCGCTTCTCCGAGACGGAGGGGGAGCGGCCCCCGATGATCAAGGTCCTCCACTGGTACACGCGGCAGATCATGGAGCTGTGCTCGGTGGATGCCAGCGTCCAGCGGCGCATGCTGCCGGTGACCCACATGCAGGCCGGCATGGAGGTGATCCTCAGCCCCAGCATGATGGTCAAAGCCCTGATGTGGGGAGTGGGCCTACGGGGCAACCGCGCCCTCGTCGTCTCCCATCCCCCCCCCATCCGGTTCCAATCGCCCCCCAACGAGGTCCGAGTGGCCGGGGCCTAA